The Deltaproteobacteria bacterium genome window below encodes:
- a CDS encoding transglycosylase domain-containing protein, with protein sequence MRRSPAPKPPSRTWVWLVSALAVWLVALVIVAVSSPWWGRDLVREQVEAKIAKRLDLPVAIASIDLGLEQVVLHDVVIGEADAPLVRLDLVEVGLDASAWWDARVVVQRVAVRGGRVDGSRAQLEELASRVRSERSGDGAGGSGRLRLSPSHVTLDELWLVVGDEQPDARVRHLESRVSADLDPHALAADVTLADLRVELRDQPLVTAAKLHAQLEATRSDDGLMLQFPLRVDLSDFGSAVTDEIAVADVDGWVELSDRHASEITVALDGGFSDRGDHSGDGPRLWSVGGSVRRDLSAGRLRVDMAEFELGRVPEVLRRLPLVDSARASVGGHLAVAFGGGVARVEGDVSLAGLTVDHPVLAKEPVRDIGVDVEFAAELDPQAYRVRLERATIERSGIRMEVEGELQHPPERRHRRYRLHATIPPVPCQNVLDAIPPQLIPSLQGFLLDGEFELDFDFDADFADLDRLVLAADVGIDHCEVRQAPADASPERLAGGFTHRVTMRDGRQRTVQLFAHSGSFTPLQQISPYMVKAVLTTEDGGFWRHKGFLPSQFRTAMQRNFAADEVRLGASTITMQMVKNVLLSHQRTLSRKLQELFLTWYVERTLSKERIMEIYLNVIEFGPGIYGVTRAARHYFGKYPDELTPPEAAYLALMLPSPVRRHVSWCRGAPTPSMQVKLARILSIMHERGRLDDVEYELWREVPLEFDVGERGSEGACLAEIDALMSAQGGQRALSGLMAGAPTTATTLDDEVAEVDAEAMRELELRRASEREGAQVEEGDAPGRPAMDDGADGETW encoded by the coding sequence ATGCGGCGATCTCCGGCTCCGAAGCCACCGTCGCGCACCTGGGTGTGGCTGGTGTCGGCCCTCGCGGTGTGGCTGGTGGCGCTCGTCATCGTCGCGGTGTCGTCGCCGTGGTGGGGGCGCGATCTAGTCCGCGAGCAAGTCGAAGCGAAGATCGCGAAGCGCCTCGACCTGCCGGTTGCGATCGCGTCGATCGACCTGGGGCTGGAGCAGGTCGTGCTGCACGACGTCGTCATCGGCGAGGCCGATGCGCCGCTCGTGCGTCTCGATCTCGTCGAGGTCGGCCTCGACGCCTCGGCGTGGTGGGACGCGCGCGTGGTCGTGCAAAGGGTGGCCGTGCGGGGTGGTCGCGTGGATGGCAGCCGGGCGCAGCTCGAGGAGCTGGCCTCGCGGGTCCGGAGCGAGCGGAGCGGTGATGGGGCTGGTGGGTCCGGGCGGCTTCGGCTGTCGCCGTCGCACGTCACACTCGACGAGCTCTGGCTGGTGGTCGGCGACGAACAGCCCGATGCGCGTGTACGCCACCTGGAGTCACGCGTCTCCGCGGACCTCGATCCCCACGCGCTGGCGGCCGACGTCACCCTGGCGGACCTCCGCGTCGAGCTGCGCGACCAACCGCTGGTGACGGCGGCGAAGCTGCACGCGCAGCTCGAGGCCACCCGCAGCGACGATGGGCTGATGCTGCAGTTTCCGTTGCGGGTCGATCTCTCGGACTTCGGCAGCGCTGTCACCGACGAGATCGCCGTCGCCGACGTGGATGGCTGGGTCGAGCTCTCGGATCGCCACGCCAGCGAGATCACGGTGGCGCTCGATGGCGGGTTCAGCGATCGCGGCGACCACAGCGGCGACGGTCCCCGCCTGTGGTCGGTCGGCGGCAGCGTGCGTCGGGATCTGTCCGCCGGCCGTCTGCGCGTCGACATGGCGGAGTTCGAGCTCGGCCGAGTGCCCGAGGTGCTGCGTCGACTGCCGTTGGTCGACTCGGCCCGCGCGAGTGTGGGTGGTCACCTCGCGGTCGCGTTCGGCGGCGGTGTCGCGCGGGTCGAAGGCGACGTGTCGCTGGCCGGGTTGACCGTCGACCACCCGGTGCTCGCGAAGGAGCCTGTGCGGGACATCGGCGTCGACGTCGAGTTCGCCGCCGAGCTCGACCCTCAGGCGTATCGGGTCCGCCTCGAGCGCGCGACCATCGAGCGCTCCGGCATTCGCATGGAGGTCGAGGGCGAGCTGCAGCATCCGCCAGAGCGCCGACACCGACGCTACCGCCTGCACGCCACGATTCCGCCGGTGCCGTGTCAGAACGTGCTCGATGCGATCCCGCCGCAGCTGATCCCGAGTCTGCAGGGCTTCCTCCTCGACGGAGAGTTCGAGCTCGACTTCGACTTCGACGCCGACTTCGCCGATCTCGACCGGCTCGTGCTCGCGGCCGACGTGGGCATCGACCATTGCGAGGTGCGGCAGGCCCCCGCCGACGCGTCGCCCGAGCGCCTCGCGGGGGGCTTCACCCATCGCGTGACCATGCGCGACGGTCGTCAACGCACGGTGCAGCTGTTCGCCCACTCGGGGTCCTTCACCCCGCTGCAGCAGATCTCGCCGTACATGGTCAAAGCCGTCCTGACCACCGAGGACGGCGGCTTCTGGCGTCACAAGGGCTTCCTGCCGTCGCAGTTCCGCACCGCGATGCAGCGCAACTTCGCGGCCGACGAGGTTCGCCTCGGCGCATCGACGATCACGATGCAGATGGTGAAGAACGTGCTGCTGTCGCACCAGCGCACGCTGTCGCGCAAGCTCCAGGAGCTGTTCCTCACCTGGTACGTGGAGCGCACGCTCAGCAAGGAGCGGATCATGGAGATCTATCTCAACGTGATCGAGTTCGGGCCGGGCATCTACGGGGTCACGAGGGCCGCGCGTCACTACTTCGGCAAGTACCCCGACGAACTCACGCCCCCCGAGGCGGCCTACCTCGCGTTGATGTTGCCGAGCCCCGTGCGGCGTCACGTCAGCTGGTGCCGCGGCGCGCCGACCCCGTCGATGCAGGTCAAGCTCGCGCGCATCCTCTCGATCATGCACGAGCGGGGTCGCCTCGACGACGTCGAGTACGAGCTGTGGCGGGAGGTCCCGCTCGAGTTCGATGTCGGCGAACGCGGCAGCGAGGGTGCGTGCCTGGCAGAGATCGACGCCTTGATGTCGGCGCAGGGCGGCCAGCGTGCGCTCAGCGGGCTGATGGCGGGTGCCCCGACGACGGCGACGACGCTCGACGACGAAGTCGCGGAGGTCGATGCCGAGGCGATGCGCGAGCTGGAGCTGCGACGCGCGAGCGAGCGCGAGGGCGCCCAGGTCGAGGAGGGTGACGCGCCGGGTCGGCCCGCGATGGACGACGGCGCGGACGGCGAGACATGGTGA
- a CDS encoding P-loop NTPase, with the protein MTAVVMAPSQKTPDPGADDVASGGGVGPSRGGPRPRVWAFGGGKGGVGKSVVAANVAVSMALQGRRVVLVDGDLGGANLDTLLGCERPTATLSAFFGREITRLEDLAGPTAIPNLTLVAGDGDALGAANPAHAQKQKLIRHLRMLPCDLVVVDLGAGTSFNTLDLYLAADVGVCVTTSESTSLQNCFSFIKTASLREQEQRDAAARKAGATVTPPTAAASGLTLRPTSLVVNRSLPSEARRITNLLHDLAGRFLGRGVRLTASLSDDPAVARSIRAGRPVCVGEPNSSFAHDIDTLARELWRPSPVAHEGPRTGINEEIDHDGVRLHVQTEDLGAPQCAVRTQVFRTDGSVVFTRRTAWEDAFFAKLAAAPADRVRFHHVAIVRALRAGRVEPLRRSA; encoded by the coding sequence GTGACCGCCGTCGTCATGGCACCGTCGCAGAAGACCCCGGACCCCGGTGCGGACGACGTCGCGTCGGGGGGCGGCGTTGGTCCCTCGCGCGGCGGCCCGCGGCCGCGCGTATGGGCGTTCGGTGGCGGTAAGGGCGGGGTCGGCAAGAGCGTCGTCGCGGCCAACGTCGCGGTCAGCATGGCGCTGCAGGGGCGACGCGTCGTGCTGGTCGACGGCGATCTCGGCGGCGCCAATCTCGACACCCTGCTCGGCTGCGAGCGCCCGACCGCCACGCTCTCGGCGTTCTTCGGACGAGAGATCACTCGCCTCGAGGACCTCGCGGGCCCAACGGCGATCCCAAACCTGACGCTGGTCGCCGGCGATGGCGACGCCCTCGGCGCGGCCAACCCCGCCCACGCACAGAAGCAGAAGCTGATCCGCCACCTGCGGATGCTGCCGTGCGACCTCGTGGTGGTCGATCTGGGCGCCGGCACCAGCTTCAACACGCTGGACCTCTATCTCGCCGCCGACGTCGGCGTCTGCGTCACGACGTCGGAGTCGACCAGCCTCCAGAACTGCTTCTCCTTCATCAAGACGGCGAGTCTGCGCGAGCAGGAGCAGCGCGATGCCGCGGCGCGCAAGGCCGGCGCCACCGTCACGCCGCCGACCGCCGCCGCCAGCGGCCTGACGCTGCGGCCGACCTCCCTGGTGGTCAACCGCAGCCTGCCCAGCGAGGCGCGCCGCATCACGAACCTGCTGCACGATCTCGCGGGCCGCTTCCTCGGCCGCGGCGTGCGGCTGACGGCTTCGCTGTCCGATGACCCCGCGGTCGCGCGATCCATCCGTGCCGGGCGCCCGGTCTGCGTCGGCGAGCCCAACAGCAGCTTCGCGCACGACATCGACACGCTGGCACGCGAGCTGTGGCGCCCCTCGCCGGTGGCCCACGAGGGCCCCCGCACCGGCATCAACGAAGAGATCGATCACGACGGCGTCCGGCTGCACGTACAGACCGAGGATCTCGGTGCGCCGCAGTGCGCGGTGCGAACCCAGGTGTTCCGCACCGACGGGAGCGTGGTGTTCACGCGCCGTACTGCGTGGGAGGACGCGTTCTTCGCGAAGCTCGCGGCGGCGCCCGCCGATCGCGTGCGCTTCCACCACGTCGCGATCGTCCGCGCGCTGCGGGCCGGGCGGGTCGAGCCGCTGCGGAGGTCCGCGTGA
- a CDS encoding PBP1A family penicillin-binding protein, protein MYDGGTAPPRQTRPPSAIGKIIAIFAVVMLLLAVAGVATIAGVFWWYARDLEGFDEAKLRNHHPPQVTRILSRDGEVIGEIYSERRTVVRYEDIPSHVENAFLAAEDADFYRHEGMDVLGMVRALVVNLRAGEVKQGASTITQQVVKIFLLSAERTLERKVQELVLARRVEQAFTKREILSLYLNEIYLGHGRYGIEEAARFYFGKSVADIDLGQAALLATLPKAPGRDSPLRSPEHSKRRQVWVLQQMAQHGFATAEQVQPFIDAPLSASLAQEHERPTIHAGAEEFVEEARAQLELEFGVDAVPYLGAQVTTTVSLPLQLAAREAVREQLRAIDLRQGYGHKLAAAKAKVRAQALLHGDAPIAVGEIYTAAVVQPDAAVPVPERGFAATIGEHPVWVRVPAGSRYAEDDVPPREQFPVGAVLEVRVVAAAGAPDTGAPAGWAVAEVDAGPEASVVVADADSGDVLAMIGGSHYAAGGFNRATRAMRQPGSTFKPFVYGAAIHSRQFTAASLVSDSPEIYEKWRPTNFEADVYRGDVRLREALARSINTIAIKLADRLGVAAVQDFARTLGIHSRQPSDLSIALGTGEVTPLELTGAYLTIARRGSLLQPRTIQHVVLADGRRVDYNPAPQQVIGEDVAFVLTSMMTQVVRSGTATDAKALGRPVAGKTGTSAEHHDAWFAGFTPRTVAVAWVGFDRPRSMGRSETGGKAAVPLWVAAVRGAEQGPALDFVPPSSVSVRRIDAATGLLAPPEAAELKTLDEYFLVGTEPVDEVDAGVKPSGDVLLGLYDDDPGTTPAPTQAQDPTPSAPSPPSGGTRKRELPSVLENPD, encoded by the coding sequence TTGTACGATGGCGGCACGGCACCGCCACGACAGACCCGCCCGCCCTCGGCGATCGGCAAGATCATCGCGATCTTTGCGGTGGTGATGCTGTTGCTCGCCGTCGCCGGCGTGGCGACGATCGCCGGCGTCTTCTGGTGGTATGCGCGCGACCTCGAGGGCTTCGACGAGGCCAAGCTCCGCAACCACCACCCGCCGCAGGTCACCCGCATCCTCAGCCGGGACGGCGAGGTCATCGGCGAGATCTACAGCGAGCGTCGCACGGTGGTGCGCTACGAGGACATACCCAGCCACGTCGAGAATGCGTTCCTGGCGGCCGAGGATGCCGACTTCTACAGGCACGAGGGCATGGATGTCCTCGGGATGGTGCGCGCGCTGGTCGTCAACCTCCGCGCCGGCGAGGTGAAGCAGGGCGCGTCGACGATCACGCAGCAGGTGGTGAAGATCTTCTTGCTGTCCGCCGAGCGCACGCTCGAGCGCAAGGTGCAGGAACTGGTGCTGGCCCGCCGTGTCGAGCAGGCGTTCACCAAGCGCGAGATCCTCTCGCTCTACCTCAACGAGATCTATCTCGGGCACGGTCGCTACGGCATCGAGGAGGCGGCACGGTTCTACTTCGGCAAGTCGGTCGCGGACATCGACCTGGGGCAGGCCGCGCTGCTCGCCACGCTGCCCAAGGCGCCGGGGCGCGACTCACCGCTGCGGAGCCCCGAGCACTCCAAGCGACGGCAGGTCTGGGTGCTGCAGCAGATGGCGCAGCACGGCTTCGCGACCGCCGAGCAGGTGCAGCCATTCATCGATGCGCCGCTGTCGGCGTCGCTCGCCCAGGAGCACGAGCGACCGACGATCCACGCCGGCGCCGAGGAGTTCGTCGAGGAGGCGCGGGCGCAGCTGGAGCTCGAGTTCGGCGTGGACGCGGTGCCGTACCTCGGCGCGCAGGTCACGACCACGGTCTCGCTGCCGCTGCAGCTGGCCGCGCGCGAGGCCGTGCGCGAGCAGCTGCGCGCGATCGATCTGCGCCAGGGCTACGGCCACAAGCTCGCCGCCGCGAAGGCGAAGGTGCGCGCGCAGGCGCTGCTGCACGGCGATGCGCCGATCGCCGTCGGTGAGATCTACACCGCCGCCGTCGTGCAGCCCGACGCGGCGGTGCCGGTGCCGGAGAGGGGCTTCGCCGCGACGATCGGCGAGCACCCGGTATGGGTGCGGGTGCCGGCGGGCTCGCGGTACGCCGAGGACGACGTGCCGCCGCGCGAGCAGTTCCCGGTGGGTGCGGTGCTCGAGGTCCGCGTGGTCGCGGCCGCCGGGGCGCCGGATACCGGCGCGCCCGCGGGCTGGGCGGTGGCCGAGGTCGACGCGGGGCCCGAGGCCTCAGTAGTGGTCGCGGACGCCGACAGCGGCGACGTGCTCGCGATGATCGGCGGCTCGCACTACGCCGCCGGGGGCTTCAACCGCGCGACGCGAGCGATGCGGCAGCCGGGCTCGACCTTCAAGCCCTTCGTCTACGGCGCCGCGATCCACAGCCGACAGTTCACGGCGGCGTCGCTGGTGTCGGACTCGCCCGAGATCTACGAGAAGTGGCGGCCCACCAACTTCGAGGCGGACGTGTACCGCGGTGACGTTCGCCTGCGAGAGGCGCTGGCGCGCTCGATCAACACCATCGCGATCAAGCTCGCCGACCGTCTCGGCGTGGCCGCGGTGCAGGACTTTGCCCGTACGCTCGGGATCCACTCGCGCCAACCCAGCGATCTGTCCATTGCGCTCGGCACCGGTGAGGTCACGCCGCTCGAGCTGACGGGGGCGTACCTGACCATTGCGCGCCGCGGCAGCCTCCTGCAGCCGCGGACGATCCAGCACGTGGTGCTCGCCGACGGGCGGCGCGTGGACTACAACCCGGCGCCGCAGCAGGTCATCGGCGAAGACGTCGCGTTCGTGTTGACCAGCATGATGACGCAGGTGGTGCGAAGCGGCACCGCCACCGACGCCAAGGCGCTCGGCCGCCCGGTGGCGGGTAAGACCGGGACCTCGGCGGAGCACCACGACGCGTGGTTCGCCGGCTTCACGCCACGCACGGTTGCGGTCGCGTGGGTGGGCTTCGACCGCCCGCGCTCGATGGGCCGCTCGGAGACTGGCGGCAAGGCAGCCGTGCCGCTGTGGGTCGCCGCGGTCCGCGGCGCCGAGCAGGGGCCGGCGCTCGACTTCGTGCCGCCGTCGTCGGTGTCGGTGCGGCGCATCGACGCCGCCACCGGCCTGCTCGCACCGCCCGAGGCCGCCGAGCTCAAGACCCTCGACGAGTACTTCCTGGTCGGCACCGAGCCGGTCGACGAGGTCGACGCGGGGGTCAAGCCCAGCGGCGACGTCCTGCTGGGCCTCTACGACGACGACCCCGGCACGACCCCCGCACCCACGCAGGCGCAGGATCCGACGCCGAGCGCACCGTCACCACCCTCCGGTGGCACCCGCAAGCGCGAGCTGCCGTCGGTGCTCGAGAACCCAGACTGA
- a CDS encoding sigma-54-dependent Fis family transcriptional regulator, whose protein sequence is MGLAADTVLRGASVLIVDDHEAHRTLLANYLGALGCACQTAGGGTEALAKLAATAFDLVLLDLRMDDLDGMEVLKRARDSGYSRDCIMMSAEGTISHAVEAIRLGASDFLVKPFELTQLHDLVRRVLGARAPGATGDRDPRLQWRDRYAPDLIGEATPLREVFLVLERIAHTDCTVLVLGESGTGKELIARALHDASQRANKPFVPVNCGAIPETLIESELFGHAKGAFSGASSSREGRFAVADGGTLFLDEIGEMSLAVQVKFLRVLQEQEYVPVGETRPRKCDVRIVAATNKNLEKMADEGTFREDLFYRLNLIPLHLPPLRERRTDLPLLIRHFLDLQSKRRGSRVTGVNEEAMDAMTRYGWPGNVRELENTIERMTLLHSGNGVLTIADLPPKMQRDARRELIAVTAAELEPAPPAPELRMPEAASSGVRPRSALEDPSATALAAESHDNLPVPLLPPRPRVLASPEDFLLPEEGLDLRRAVESFENNLIDQALARTGGNKNQASMLLGLNRTTLVEKLRKRQRRGDGGTASDPTG, encoded by the coding sequence ATGGGACTCGCAGCGGACACGGTCTTGCGCGGCGCTTCGGTGCTGATCGTGGACGATCACGAGGCACATCGGACACTGCTCGCCAACTACCTGGGGGCGCTGGGCTGCGCCTGTCAGACCGCCGGCGGCGGCACCGAGGCGCTGGCCAAGCTGGCTGCGACCGCGTTCGATCTGGTGCTGCTCGATCTGCGCATGGACGACCTCGACGGCATGGAGGTCCTCAAGCGCGCGCGCGATTCGGGCTACTCCCGCGACTGCATCATGATGTCGGCGGAGGGCACCATCTCCCATGCGGTGGAGGCGATCCGCCTGGGCGCGAGCGACTTCCTGGTCAAGCCGTTCGAGCTCACGCAGCTGCACGACCTCGTGCGGCGCGTGCTCGGGGCGCGCGCGCCCGGTGCCACCGGCGACCGCGACCCTCGGCTGCAGTGGCGCGATCGCTACGCACCCGATCTGATCGGCGAGGCCACGCCGCTGCGCGAGGTGTTCCTGGTGCTCGAGCGCATCGCCCACACCGACTGCACGGTGCTGGTGCTCGGCGAGAGCGGCACGGGCAAGGAACTCATCGCCCGTGCGCTGCACGACGCGTCGCAGCGTGCGAACAAGCCCTTCGTGCCGGTCAACTGCGGGGCGATCCCCGAGACACTGATCGAGAGCGAGCTGTTCGGCCACGCCAAGGGCGCGTTCTCGGGCGCGAGTTCGTCCCGTGAGGGTCGCTTCGCGGTCGCCGACGGTGGCACGCTGTTCCTCGACGAGATCGGCGAGATGTCCTTGGCGGTGCAGGTGAAGTTCCTGCGCGTCCTACAGGAGCAGGAGTACGTGCCGGTCGGTGAGACGCGGCCGCGCAAGTGCGACGTACGCATCGTCGCCGCGACCAACAAGAACCTCGAGAAGATGGCCGACGAAGGCACCTTCCGCGAGGACCTCTTCTACCGCCTCAACCTCATCCCGCTGCACCTGCCGCCGCTGCGTGAGCGCCGTACCGATCTGCCGCTGCTCATCCGACACTTCCTCGATCTGCAGAGCAAGCGCCGTGGCTCACGGGTCACGGGCGTGAACGAGGAGGCCATGGACGCGATGACGCGGTATGGCTGGCCCGGCAACGTGCGCGAGCTCGAGAACACCATCGAGCGCATGACCTTGCTGCACTCGGGCAACGGCGTGCTGACCATCGCCGATCTGCCGCCGAAGATGCAGCGCGACGCGCGGCGCGAGCTCATCGCCGTGACCGCCGCGGAGCTCGAGCCGGCGCCGCCGGCCCCCGAGCTCCGCATGCCCGAGGCCGCCAGCAGCGGCGTGCGCCCGCGTAGCGCGCTCGAGGATCCGAGCGCCACGGCGCTGGCGGCCGAGAGTCACGACAACCTGCCGGTGCCGCTGTTGCCCCCGCGTCCACGCGTGCTCGCGTCGCCGGAGGATTTCCTGCTGCCCGAGGAGGGCCTCGATCTGCGCCGCGCCGTGGAGTCGTTCGAGAACAACCTCATCGATCAGGCGCTGGCCCGCACCGGCGGCAACAAGAACCAGGCCTCGATGCTGCTGGGGCTGAACCGCACCACGTTGGTCGAGAAGCTGCGCAAGCGTCAACGCCGTGGCGATGGCGGCACCGCCAGCGATCCGACGGGCTAG
- a CDS encoding NINE protein: protein MKDKSTAAILALFMGGLGVHKFYLGRIGSGIVYLLFSLTFIPAVLGLIDFFILALMDPDEFNRRYNGTALGPSPLVFNVLPPAMGYPYPPPGYPPPGYPPPGYPPPGYPPHGHPPQAAPAAAPTVAPRTADELARELEKLNELRIAGLLTDDEFNAQKQKLLAAMG, encoded by the coding sequence ATGAAGGACAAGAGCACCGCGGCGATCCTCGCGCTCTTCATGGGCGGCCTGGGCGTGCACAAGTTCTATCTCGGGCGCATCGGCTCCGGGATCGTCTACCTGCTGTTCAGCCTCACCTTCATCCCGGCGGTGCTGGGACTGATCGACTTCTTCATCTTGGCGCTGATGGATCCCGACGAGTTCAATCGCCGCTACAACGGCACTGCGCTGGGTCCGAGTCCGCTGGTCTTCAACGTGCTGCCGCCCGCGATGGGCTATCCCTACCCGCCGCCGGGCTACCCGCCGCCGGGCTATCCACCGCCGGGCTATCCACCGCCGGGCTATCCGCCGCACGGCCATCCGCCCCAGGCGGCGCCCGCGGCCGCGCCGACGGTGGCGCCACGGACCGCCGACGAGCTCGCGCGCGAGCTCGAGAAGCTCAACGAACTGCGGATCGCGGGCCTGCTCACCGACGACGAGTTCAACGCGCAGAAGCAGAAGCTGCTCGCGGCGATGGGATGA
- a CDS encoding sigma-70 family RNA polymerase sigma factor, with translation MDPRQRLGVPVLRERIERQRIDRRGHACQQLLDVQVQRARHAGPGRGRRRGRVRERSRQHAFGKHVDRGVAKLAEARDVLGVLGLLVLDRQPQGRRARALARWVGQGIEAEPGIVVDRLEPVEHLAARVDGDARDVPVGVIPPAARGPGGLLPRQAVCAAVRQLVHQLDPREAEVVARVPAHRHPRVVAHHVLPRGRRRDLELGRPIGLDLDGQRRRSVLRAVVDEHHRPAAGTPRREAGPPAAVGVRLDRNSLHRWRVAELRRIVGHDDGAFARSHAGQQLDVHAGAGWHPQRAAGVGNRPRRPRRVLRVRQAQGQRRPHRLRWRRRAAVGPRPQQRPPGHERIGATEARGGGHEHHRREHEAAPAHGADGPRRADAALLDASLHLLDVAVAQPRGAHPTTPFAEVQRTDDLVAESAVAGVEPGGKGADALGDLDGHVPQRPRAPVGGARRLDGQRQSRRADRRPQGLGGQVATEAEAGSDGGRQREGDGGEQPRNARFERGPAPDRPTRRAEQTLEDAPTTQDCTPGRNRGCTAGLGRRYNRRAQPRHGRFPRPGSTVARAPTAPLLNRRLLVPSEDGSFVELTDADDHQLVEACKGGDRRAFQALYERYERKVFAVAYGFLRNQEDALDVVQEAFIKVHRYLPNFEGQSSFYTWLYRIVANLCIDHIRRNTRKKDVEFDDKLRHDGEQDTSPAEALPASIMANPGEAVENKEILAAVEDSLKYLSDKHRAVIVMRELQGLSYADMAKAMNCSKGTIMSRLFHARRNMQKLLRQRLEHLPEPTDEGVGDLPPEAEAALP, from the coding sequence ATGGATCCCCGCCAACGCCTCGGCGTCCCCGTCCTGCGTGAGCGCATCGAGCGACAGCGCATCGACCGTCGCGGCCATGCGTGCCAGCAGCTCCTCGACGTGCAAGTGCAGCGCGCGCGCCATGCCGGCCCGGGTCGCGGTCGTCGCCGCGGCCGTGTCCGAGAACGCAGTCGACAACATGCGTTCGGCAAGCACGTCGACCGCGGCGTCGCGAAGCTCGCGGAGGCTCGCGATGTTCTCGGCGTGCTCGGCCTGCTCGTCCTCGACCGACAGCCTCAGGGTCGCCGAGCGCGTGCGCTTGCCAGGTGGGTCGGGCAGGGGATCGAGGCCGAGCCCGGGATCGTTGTCGATCGCCTCGAGCCAGTAGAGCACCTCGCTGCGCGCGTCGATGGGGATGCTCGCGATGTCCCAGTCGGTGTGATCCCGCCAGCTGCGCGGGGCCCCGGCGGGCTGCTGCCGCGGCAGGCGGTGTGTGCTGCCGTCCGGCAGCTGGTACACCAGCTCGACCCCCGCGAGGCCGAAGTCGTCGCGCGCGTGCCAGCGCACCGTCACCCGCGCGTCGTCGCCCACCACGTGCTCCCCCGCGGGCGGCGGCGAGACCTCGAGCTCGGGCGCCCGATCGGGCTCGATCTCGACGGGCAGCGCCGCCGATCGGTGCTCCGCGCCGTCGTCGACGAGCACCACCGTCCAGCTGCCGGCACCCCGCGCCGTGAAGCTGGCCCGCCAGCTGCCGTCGGCGTCCGGCTCGATCGCAACTCGCTCCACCGGTGGCGCGTTGCTGAGCTCCGTCGGATCGTAGGCCACGACGACGGTGCCTTCGCGCGCAGCCACGCGGGGCAGCAGCTGGATGTCCACGCGGGTGCCGGCTGGCACCCGCAGCGCGCCGCTGGGGTTGGGAATCGTCCGCGGCGGCCGCGACGTGTGCTCCGGGTACGTCAGGCCCAGGGTCAACGAAGACCACACCGGCTCCGGTGGCGGCGGCGGGCGGCCGTCGGTCCGCGCCCACAGCAGCGGCCACCCGGTCATGAACGCATCGGTGCGACCGAGGCCCGCGGCGGCGGCCATGAGCACCACCGCCGCGAACACGAGGCCGCGCCAGCGCATGGGGCGGACGGCCCGCGCCGGGCCGACGCCGCGCTGCTCGATGCGAGCCTCCACCTCCTCGACGTAGCGGTCGCGCAGCCGCGGGGAGCCCACCCGACCACGCCCTTCGCGGAGGTCCAGCGCACCGATGATCTCGTGGCGGAGTCGGCGGTCGCCGGCGTCGAGCCCGGCGGCAAGGGGGCCGACGCCCTGGGCGATCTCGACGGCCACGTCCCGCAACGTCCGCGCGCGCCGGTGGGCGGCGCGCGCCGCCTGGATGGCCAGCGCCAGTCCCGTCGCGCCGATCGCCGCCCCCAGGGCCTGGGCGGCCAGGTCGCCACGGAGGCTGAGGCCGGCTCCGATGGCGGCCGCCAGCGCGAGGGCGATGGCGGCGAGCAGCCCCGCAACGCCCGCTTCGAGCGCGGCCCGGCGCCAGATCGCCCGACGCGCCGCGCGGAGCAGACCCTCGAGGATGCGCCCACGACTCAAGATTGCACACCTGGACGGAACAGGGGCTGCACAGCGGGCCTCGGTCGAAGGTATAACCGGCGAGCGCAGCCCCGTCATGGGCGATTTCCGCGGCCGGGAAGCACGGTCGCGAGAGCCCCGACGGCCCCGTTGCTGAATAGGCGGCTTCTCGTGCCGTCAGAGGACGGATCTTTCGTGGAGCTCACCGACGCCGACGACCACCAGTTGGTCGAAGCCTGCAAGGGCGGGGATCGGCGAGCCTTCCAGGCGCTCTACGAGCGCTACGAGCGCAAGGTCTTCGCCGTCGCCTATGGATTCCTTCGCAACCAGGAAGATGCGCTCGACGTGGTGCAAGAGGCCTTCATCAAGGTCCACCGCTACCTGCCCAACTTCGAAGGGCAGTCGAGCTTCTACACCTGGCTGTACCGCATCGTCGCCAACCTCTGCATCGACCACATCCGTCGCAATACCCGGAAGAAGGACGTGGAGTTCGACGACAAGCTCCGCCACGACGGAGAGCAGGACACGTCGCCCGCCGAAGCGCTGCCTGCCTCCATCATGGCCAATCCAGGTGAGGCCGTAGAGAACAAGGAGATACTCGCCGCCGTCGAAGACAGCCTGAAGTACCTCAGCGACAAGCACCGGGCGGTGATCGTGATGCGAGAACTCCAGGGGCTGTCGTACGCCGACATGGCGAAGGCCATGAACTGCTCCAAGGGCACCATCATGAGCCGCCTCTTCCACGCGCGACGCAACATGCAGAAGCTGCTCCGCCAGCGCCTCGAACACCTGCCCGAGCCCACCGACGAAGGCGTCGGAGACCTCCCACCCGAAGCCGAAGCTGCACTGCCATGA